Sequence from the Cucumis sativus cultivar 9930 chromosome 1, Cucumber_9930_V3, whole genome shotgun sequence genome:
AGATTTGTTAAGCTTAGGTATGAAAGGTTAGGCGCTCAGGCTAAACCAATGAGAGTTAAAGTTTTACTTTGTCATATTGTGTTAAAAACGCTTGACAACCTTGAGTTTAAGAATCTATTGCAGAGTTGTTCCACTTACTAGGCGTTTAGTGCGTCATCTCGCAGAGAGATACACAATGAATGTCTAGGTAGCACATCCTCCACTTGGTTCGCATGGTGTAACATTCAAGACGAGATGGGACAAAAGTTAAATATGTTTGAAACTATTAGatacaaaactaaaagttattagacaccatttaaaaattttataaacttaaatataaGTTTGAGATTCATGTCTATTTTgtccataaaattttaaaacaaaaattttaatccctcaaatttgttcaatttctcaaaatgGTTCGGGTTTAATTTTAAGCTAACATAATTCTTATTAGGCTAGAAAAATTTTCACCATGCGAAGATTTATTACAATcacacaaaacaaaagaattctTATCCCCACCAATTATAGAGGACTCTCTCGTGCTCAAAAAACTTTTGTACACCATTCTCCCCCTCAAACtagaaaatatgtaaataaaatttaactagAGTTAGCACAATCAAACTTTTTTGAACACGAGACAATTCCACTTTTAGTATTTTGTCAATACTCAACCCGGGAAAAAATTTGTCATGTTCACAAATTAAGCTATCATTGGGTAactattttgcttttttggttttgaatatCAAGTCTATTTCCTCTCAAATTCTTACAATAATTTGCAATAACTAAATTAgccaaattataaaaacaaatatttaaaagctacttgttttagattttaaatttgaggtAAGTTTTGGAAAAAACGTTGTTAACAAAATATGACATTGAAAGGTGGAATGGAGATTTACAAGCttaatttatgaaagaataaaaacaaaatgattgcGTAACTAGACCTTATTACttagtataatttttaaaacgaaAAAGTATCACCTTGTTATTTTATTGAGATGCATCCTCTACCAACGATCACCACAAGAACACATGCCACCTTCAAATTGATGAAACCGGATCCGATCCCTCACTACTATAACTCTACACAGCACTCTTGAAACTAATTTAATCCATGTATGGCAATCATCACAGATCCGCAGGTTCTTTGAAATACTGATCTTTGCCCCAGGACTAGTTTTCAAGATCGCATAAGCCAATGCCATCTTTTCACTATGAAATGATAAGTTCTCTTCCTTCTCCTCCTCAGAGATATCCATGAAAACCAACTCCGTCACAGGCATATATCCCTCCGTCCGAGTTCTCTTCATCAAACTGCATAGCACTTTTTCTATTGCATCGCTTTCTGGATGCAATCGATCACCTGACTTGAAGTGTTGAATGGTACCTCCCAACTCAATCCAGCTTTTTCCACGTTTCTTACGAACTCTATtgattttcatcatctttctaACTGTTTCTGCTTCCTTCCATCTGTTGAgagaacaatatatatttgataataatacGTAATCCCCACTCTTACGTTGAGACATATTTGCAATAGCAACTTCTGcaagtttatgatttttgtaaATTCTACAACCACTTAAAAGTGTCCGCCACGTGACAACATCAGGCTCTATCGGCATTGTCACGATTAGAGAATAGGCCTCTTCCAGAAACCCAGCTCGACTATAAAGGTCAACCATGACACCATAATGCTCAAGCTGCGGCTGAATTGAATAATGACTTTTCATCAGCTCAAAATATCTACGACCATGGTCAATTAAACAACCATGGTTGCAAGCTGTTAAAACACCCAAAAAGGTGATGGCATCAGGCAGAACACTCTCATGCTCCATCCTCAAAAATAACGATAATGCATCCATTGCAAGCCCATGAATCGCAAGCCCTTTGATCATCACATTCCAAACGGAAGTATCACTGTGAGGAATATTACTAAATATTTCCTTTGCAATTTGGATGCTACCACATTTTGAGTATGCGTCTATGAGTGCACAAGTTAATAAAGAATTAAGCTCAATTTTTTTCTGAGTCATCTGAGCATGAACCCAATGAGTGTTACTAGGAGCTCCGAGTTGAGCACATGCATTCAATATGGAAGCAAATGTAAATCCATCCGGCTGAATATTTGACGTCAGCATCTGTCTAAAGAATCTAAATGCCTCATCATACCGAGCATTCTTCACACAACCTCCAATGATTGAGTTCCATGTTACCACATCACGGAAAggcattttataaaataccttTTTAGCAAATTTGCACTCCCCGATTTTCATAAAGTTTCCAATGAGTAAGTTCATTGCAACTAAATCAAGCTGCTTAGAGCAGAGTATATCAAGAAGTTGATGAACCCGATTAAGGCAACCAACACGTTGATAAGTAGATACTAGAGAGGCGATGAGAGTAGGGTAGTTTCCAtatccaaatttaataattCGTGCATGCGTTTCGATAACAGTTTTGGAATTCATGTGGAAGAGTCTGCAGGCTTCAAGAACACGGTAAAGACTTTGATAATCTGAAAATAGAATTTGTGagaaaataagttaatatGGCAAAGTAGCAAGAGTAGCAGCTACGTCACTACTTATGGAGATAGAAGAGGTAAAATCATATTCAGATCGTATAAACGACAAATGTAAATAAGCTAAAAAAGGATACTGAATTAACTTAACGTAACTTGCTTCTAAAGTAGAATTCGAGTCACTAATTTCCTTATAATTCCAGAACATGGTAGGGGGCGGAGAAGAAGGCAGAAATGAAATGCAACGAACTCACATGAAATTGAGAAGTGATTGATGATTAGGAAGATAATCGCAAATGGAATTGTGTATTGAGATCAGAGAAGTGCAAGAAGTAtactatctatatatatatatagaaaaagagGTGAAAAGAGGTACGAGCGAAGAAAGTGAACCTTTGGAATTCGAAGGGGCCGCTGGTAAACCAGAGGCAGAGGTAGCAAGAAGAGCAAAAGTAATCCTTCTGCAGTCCAAGTATCTCTGCTTCAGCATTACTTCAGCTCTGTCTGTGTATGAAACTATAGCCTTCCGGCAACAATACAGTAACCTAACACGACCCAACGCCAAAAAGGAGCTTCATTGCCTTCCCTTTTTCCCCCAAGTCACCAAAGTTATAATTGTTAGGCTAAAATATACATTAtgtcaaaaatatattttattgaaaagaggtaaaagaaaatagataccgagttacgtggaaacccgaaTATCGAGAGAAAAACCACAATCTgactttcttattattatctcatattaacaaaagatgcaaggggaaaataaatagacaacaaacttatgataaaaaaggaaaaaaaaaatagggtaaaTCTTTCCTTGGGCCAAAGCCCAATAATTttaacactccccctcaagttgaGACGTAAATATCAAAGaggcccaacttgctaacacatGAATCAAAGCTCTATCTGAGAAGCCCCTTGATCAAAATATCTGTAACATGTTGACTGAAAAGGATGTAAGAAATGCATATACCATTGTCCAgtctttctttaataaaatgtcGACCAATCTCTAGGAAAAGGAAACACGATGCTATTTGGCCTAAatacacacatcacaagataaAGAGGAGACATCAATTCTAGAGAAGAGAGGAGTAAATAAGTActtcatatattgaaagttTGGCTGGCCCAACAAaaaatgccacaacatacaatcttgttaagaaatagtaaaattgcTTCATATATGAGAATATTTTCGAAAAGATTATAGGAATATTTTCCTTAATTCCTAATTCCTTTCCTCTTTTATTCCcttgtatattctatttattctcccttgtacctattgtattaatcatcataaaataataagaagaaaaatagcgtggttttctcccggtactcgagtttccacgtaaagttgtgtgtttgtctccctttcaatatggtatcagagcacgACATTGATCAAACCCTAAACAACATAACCAGTGATGGAAATCACACAGAGGAGGCAGCTGCCAGTTTTAGTGCCACCGTTGATGCTCGGATCAATGTTGCCATGGACGAATGGCTTCGCTGCCTTTAAAAAATGCCTAAAAACATAATTCGACAAATCTTATCGTCGTTCGCGCTGCCAAAAACCACCCACGAGCCAGGAAGTTCACACACTGGTCCATCC
This genomic interval carries:
- the LOC101207664 gene encoding pentatricopeptide repeat-containing protein At5g50990 isoform X2, with translation MFWNYKEISDSNSTLEANYQSLYRVLEACRLFHMNSKTVIETHARIIKFGYGNYPTLIASLVSTYQRVGCLNRVHQLLDILCSKQLDLVAMNLLIGNFMKIGECKFAKKVFYKMPFRDVVTWNSIIGGCVKNARYDEAFRFFRQMLTSNIQPDGFTFASILNACAQLGAPSNTHWVHAQMTQKKIELNSLLTCALIDAYSKCGSIQIAKEIFSNIPHSDTSVWNVMIKGLAIHGLAMDALSLFLRMEHESVLPDAITFLGVLTACNHGCLIDHGRRYFELMKSHYSIQPQLEHYGVMVDLYSRAGFLEEAYSLIVTMPIEPDVVTWRTLLSGCRIYKNHKLAEVAIANMSQRKSGDYVLLSNIYCSLNRWKEAETVRKMMKINRVRKKRGKSWIELGGTIQHFKSGDRLHPESDAIEKVLCSLMKRTRTEGYMPVTELVFMDISEEEKEENLSFHSEKMALAYAILKTSPGAKISISKNLRICDDCHTWIKLVSRVLCRVIVVRDRIRFHQFEGGMCSCGDRW
- the LOC101207664 gene encoding pentatricopeptide repeat-containing protein At5g50990 isoform X1, translated to MLKQRYLDCRRITFALLATSASGLPAAPSNSKDYQSLYRVLEACRLFHMNSKTVIETHARIIKFGYGNYPTLIASLVSTYQRVGCLNRVHQLLDILCSKQLDLVAMNLLIGNFMKIGECKFAKKVFYKMPFRDVVTWNSIIGGCVKNARYDEAFRFFRQMLTSNIQPDGFTFASILNACAQLGAPSNTHWVHAQMTQKKIELNSLLTCALIDAYSKCGSIQIAKEIFSNIPHSDTSVWNVMIKGLAIHGLAMDALSLFLRMEHESVLPDAITFLGVLTACNHGCLIDHGRRYFELMKSHYSIQPQLEHYGVMVDLYSRAGFLEEAYSLIVTMPIEPDVVTWRTLLSGCRIYKNHKLAEVAIANMSQRKSGDYVLLSNIYCSLNRWKEAETVRKMMKINRVRKKRGKSWIELGGTIQHFKSGDRLHPESDAIEKVLCSLMKRTRTEGYMPVTELVFMDISEEEKEENLSFHSEKMALAYAILKTSPGAKISISKNLRICDDCHTWIKLVSRVLCRVIVVRDRIRFHQFEGGMCSCGDRW
- the LOC101207664 gene encoding pentatricopeptide repeat-containing protein At5g50990 isoform X3, whose amino-acid sequence is MNSKTVIETHARIIKFGYGNYPTLIASLVSTYQRVGCLNRVHQLLDILCSKQLDLVAMNLLIGNFMKIGECKFAKKVFYKMPFRDVVTWNSIIGGCVKNARYDEAFRFFRQMLTSNIQPDGFTFASILNACAQLGAPSNTHWVHAQMTQKKIELNSLLTCALIDAYSKCGSIQIAKEIFSNIPHSDTSVWNVMIKGLAIHGLAMDALSLFLRMEHESVLPDAITFLGVLTACNHGCLIDHGRRYFELMKSHYSIQPQLEHYGVMVDLYSRAGFLEEAYSLIVTMPIEPDVVTWRTLLSGCRIYKNHKLAEVAIANMSQRKSGDYVLLSNIYCSLNRWKEAETVRKMMKINRVRKKRGKSWIELGGTIQHFKSGDRLHPESDAIEKVLCSLMKRTRTEGYMPVTELVFMDISEEEKEENLSFHSEKMALAYAILKTSPGAKISISKNLRICDDCHTWIKLVSRVLCRVIVVRDRIRFHQFEGGMCSCGDRW